The following proteins are encoded in a genomic region of Nitratireductor sp. GISD-1A_MAKvit:
- a CDS encoding heme o synthase, with product MALVDQEHMDDTGFRLSEAAPGDFIALLKPRVMSLVVFTAFVGMVMAPGVPNPLLALISIMAIAVGAGASGSLNMWYDADIDAVMGRTARRPVPAGRVTPGEALGFGLVLSAFSVATLGLMANWTAAALLAFTIFFYAVIYTMWLKRSTPQNIVIGGAAGALPPVVGWAAVTGTVSVESLVLFLIIFLWTPPHFWALALFKSGDYERAGVPMLPNVAGHAATKKQIFIYALLLAASGVLPVVAGFASLAYGAIATILGAGFVWYSWRVLRMPESDTDMKPAKALFGYSLLYLFALFTALLAERLLAGFGLVL from the coding sequence ATGGCACTGGTTGATCAGGAGCATATGGACGACACGGGGTTTCGCCTTTCCGAGGCGGCGCCCGGTGATTTCATCGCGCTGTTGAAGCCGCGTGTCATGTCACTTGTCGTTTTCACGGCCTTCGTCGGCATGGTGATGGCGCCTGGCGTGCCGAATCCTCTGCTGGCCCTGATCTCCATCATGGCCATCGCAGTGGGGGCGGGCGCTTCCGGCTCGCTCAACATGTGGTACGACGCCGACATCGACGCGGTGATGGGCCGCACGGCCCGCCGGCCGGTTCCAGCCGGTCGCGTCACGCCGGGCGAGGCTCTTGGCTTCGGACTGGTGCTTTCGGCCTTCTCCGTTGCGACGCTTGGCCTGATGGCCAACTGGACGGCGGCCGCGCTGCTGGCCTTCACCATCTTCTTCTACGCCGTGATCTACACGATGTGGCTCAAGCGCTCCACGCCGCAGAACATCGTCATCGGCGGTGCTGCAGGCGCGCTTCCGCCGGTTGTCGGCTGGGCCGCTGTCACGGGTACGGTGAGCGTGGAAAGCCTTGTGCTTTTCCTCATCATCTTTTTGTGGACGCCGCCGCATTTCTGGGCGCTGGCACTGTTCAAATCGGGCGACTACGAGCGCGCGGGCGTTCCCATGCTGCCCAATGTGGCAGGACACGCAGCGACCAAGAAGCAGATCTTCATCTATGCGCTGCTTCTCGCCGCCAGCGGGGTTTTGCCGGTGGTTGCGGGCTTCGCCAGCCTTGCCTACGGCGCGATCGCCACCATTCTGGGGGCAGGTTTTGTCTGGTACTCCTGGCGGGTGCTTCGCATGCCCGAAAGTGACACCGACATGAAGCCTGCCAAGGCTCTGTTCGGATACTCCCTGCTTTATCTCTTTGCTCTGTTCACGGCCCTTCTCGCCGAGCGGCTGCTTGCCGGCTTCGGACTGGTCCTGTGA
- the ctaD gene encoding cytochrome c oxidase subunit I has product MAGATTQDAHGEHKPTGWTRWVYSTNHKDIGTLYLIFAIIAGIIGGFMSVMMRWELAEPGIQIFHGLSAMVYGIEGDAAIDAGKHMYNVFTTAHGLIMIFFMVMPALIGGFSNWMVPIMIGAPDMAFPRMNNISFWLLPPAFILLLMSLFVQGPAGAYGSGGGWTIYPPFSTSGQPGPSMDLVILSVHIAGASSILGAINFITTIFNMRAPGMTLHKMPLFAWSVLITAFLLLLSLPVLAGGITMLLTDRNFGTAFFAPEGGGDPILFQHLFWFFGHPEVYIMILPGFGIVSHIVSTFSRKPIFGYLGMAYAMVAIGAVGFIVWAHHMYTTGLSLDTQRYFVFATMVIAVPTGVKIFSWIATMWGGSIEFRTPMLWAIAFIILFTVGGVTGVQLANAGLDRAMHDTYYVVAHFHYVLSMGAVFAIFAAWYYWFPKMTGYMYNSFIARVHFWITFIGVNIIFFPQHFLGLAGMPRRYIDYPDAFAGWNLVSSYGSYISAFGVLVFLYGVYEAFAKKRLAGANPWGEGATTLEWQLPSPPPFHQWEQLPKIR; this is encoded by the coding sequence ATGGCAGGCGCTACAACCCAGGACGCCCATGGCGAACATAAGCCAACCGGCTGGACGCGGTGGGTCTACTCCACCAACCACAAGGACATCGGAACGCTCTACCTGATCTTCGCGATCATCGCGGGCATCATCGGCGGTTTCATGTCCGTCATGATGCGCTGGGAGCTTGCCGAGCCCGGCATTCAGATTTTCCACGGCCTTTCCGCCATGGTCTATGGCATCGAAGGCGATGCGGCGATCGATGCCGGCAAGCACATGTACAATGTGTTCACCACGGCACACGGCCTTATCATGATCTTCTTCATGGTGATGCCCGCGCTGATCGGCGGCTTCTCCAACTGGATGGTGCCGATCATGATCGGTGCGCCGGACATGGCGTTCCCGCGGATGAACAACATCTCGTTCTGGCTTCTTCCGCCGGCGTTCATTCTGCTTTTGATGTCGCTGTTCGTGCAGGGACCGGCCGGCGCGTATGGCTCCGGTGGCGGCTGGACCATTTATCCGCCGTTCTCGACCTCAGGCCAGCCCGGTCCGTCCATGGATCTGGTCATCCTGTCGGTCCACATCGCCGGTGCATCGTCCATTCTGGGTGCGATCAACTTCATCACCACGATCTTCAACATGCGTGCTCCGGGCATGACGCTGCACAAAATGCCGCTCTTTGCCTGGTCCGTTCTGATCACTGCATTCCTGCTGCTTCTGTCCCTGCCGGTTCTGGCTGGTGGCATCACGATGCTCCTGACGGACCGCAACTTCGGCACCGCGTTTTTCGCGCCCGAGGGTGGCGGTGATCCGATCCTGTTCCAGCACCTGTTCTGGTTCTTCGGACACCCGGAAGTGTACATCATGATCCTGCCGGGCTTCGGCATTGTCAGCCATATCGTTTCGACCTTCTCCAGAAAGCCGATCTTCGGTTATCTGGGAATGGCCTATGCCATGGTTGCGATCGGTGCCGTCGGCTTCATCGTGTGGGCTCACCACATGTACACGACCGGCCTGTCGCTCGACACACAGCGCTACTTCGTGTTTGCCACGATGGTGATTGCTGTTCCGACCGGCGTGAAGATCTTCTCGTGGATCGCCACCATGTGGGGCGGCTCCATAGAGTTTCGCACGCCGATGCTCTGGGCGATTGCGTTCATCATCCTGTTTACCGTTGGAGGCGTGACGGGCGTTCAGCTTGCCAATGCGGGCCTCGATCGCGCCATGCATGACACCTATTACGTGGTTGCACACTTCCACTATGTGCTTTCCATGGGTGCCGTGTTCGCGATCTTCGCCGCCTGGTACTACTGGTTCCCGAAAATGACGGGTTACATGTACAATTCGTTCATCGCCCGGGTTCATTTCTGGATCACCTTCATTGGCGTGAACATCATCTTCTTCCCGCAGCACTTCCTGGGCCTGGCCGGTATGCCGCGCCGCTACATCGACTATCCGGATGCGTTTGCAGGATGGAACCTCGTGTCGTCCTACGGGTCTTACATCTCGGCCTTTGGTGTTCTGGTGTTCCTCTACGGTGTTTACGAGGCTTTCGCCAAAAAGCGCCTGGCCGGTGCGAATCCGTGGGGTGAGGGTGCGACGACGCTCGAGTGGCAGCTTCCTTCGCCACCTCCGTTCCACCAGTGGGAGCAATTGCCAAAGATCCGCTGA
- the coxB gene encoding cytochrome c oxidase subunit II has translation MKNIAVGLATLPFLATGAVAAQPEPWQMRFQPAATGIMEQIIWFEEYTLWFIVPITILVMALLAWCVLRFRAKANPTPSRTSHNTLIEVIWTVGPVVILLFLAVPSFQLLTAQYTPEDDPAITIKATGVQWYWDYEYQLEEPVSFSSLMLQEDERADAGKEDKSVYPRLLAVDNEVVVPVDTTVRVLVTASDVIHAFAVPAFGIKVDAVPGRLNETWFKADKEGLYYGQCSELCGKDHAYMPIAIRVVAQDQYDTWIAAAGDDLTGANEALMAAIEGKTKVASAGE, from the coding sequence ATGAAGAATATCGCTGTTGGCCTTGCCACTCTGCCGTTTCTCGCCACGGGCGCCGTTGCTGCGCAACCTGAGCCGTGGCAGATGCGCTTTCAACCAGCCGCAACCGGCATCATGGAACAGATCATCTGGTTCGAGGAATACACTTTGTGGTTCATCGTACCGATCACCATTCTCGTAATGGCTCTGCTGGCGTGGTGTGTCCTGCGCTTTCGTGCCAAGGCGAACCCGACGCCGTCGCGCACCAGCCACAACACGCTGATCGAGGTCATCTGGACCGTTGGTCCGGTGGTCATTCTGCTGTTTCTGGCGGTGCCGTCGTTCCAGCTGCTGACCGCGCAGTATACGCCGGAAGACGACCCTGCCATCACCATCAAGGCGACGGGCGTGCAGTGGTACTGGGATTATGAATACCAGCTCGAAGAACCGGTTTCCTTCAGCTCGCTGATGCTCCAGGAAGACGAGCGCGCCGATGCCGGCAAGGAAGACAAATCCGTTTATCCGCGCCTTCTTGCGGTCGATAATGAGGTTGTCGTTCCCGTCGATACGACCGTGCGTGTGCTCGTCACCGCGAGCGACGTGATCCACGCCTTTGCCGTGCCGGCCTTCGGCATCAAGGTTGACGCCGTCCCCGGCCGCCTGAACGAGACCTGGTTCAAGGCGGACAAGGAAGGCCTCTATTACGGCCAGTGTTCCGAGCTTTGCGGCAAGGATCACGCCTACATGCCGATCGCCATCCGCGTTGTGGCTCAAGACCAATATGACACCTGGATCGCAGCCGCTGGTGACGACCTCACCGGCGCCAACGAGGCCCTGATGGCTGCGATCGAAGGCAAGACGAAAGTTGCGTCTGCAGGCGAATGA
- a CDS encoding invasion associated locus B family protein, whose protein sequence is MIVCPLSGALAQQSGTVRSTHGAWSILCDTPAGASSEQCAMMQNVVAEDRPEMGLSVVVLRTADGKAEILRVLAPLGVLLPNGLGLNVDGKDIGRAYFVRCFQDGCYAEVILEDQLVETFKTGQSATFIVFQTPEEGIGIPVDLNGFAQGFDALPR, encoded by the coding sequence ATGATCGTATGTCCCCTCTCGGGAGCGTTGGCGCAGCAGAGCGGGACCGTTCGCTCCACCCATGGTGCCTGGTCCATCCTTTGCGACACGCCTGCCGGGGCCTCCAGCGAACAATGTGCAATGATGCAGAACGTCGTTGCTGAAGACCGCCCCGAAATGGGGCTTTCGGTTGTCGTGCTGCGCACCGCCGACGGAAAGGCGGAAATTCTGCGTGTTCTGGCTCCGCTCGGTGTTCTGCTGCCAAATGGCCTCGGGCTGAATGTCGATGGCAAGGATATCGGCCGCGCCTATTTCGTGCGCTGTTTCCAGGATGGCTGCTATGCAGAGGTGATCCTTGAGGATCAGCTTGTGGAGACCTTCAAGACCGGTCAGTCCGCCACGTTCATCGTCTTCCAGACGCCCGAAGAAGGCATCGGCATCCCCGTTGATCTCAACGGTTTTGCCCAGGGTTTCGACGCGCTGCCCCGCTAA
- the tldD gene encoding metalloprotease TldD, whose product MTAKSLLDAFDCSPDRLKSLVADTVQGADDGELFLEYREGEALVFDDGRLKTASFNTDQGFGLRAVAGEASGYAHSSELSEASLRRAADAVSTVKDGYSGKLAAAPAGTNQRLYGEENPITSPGFEEKAKLLQEIDGWLRAKDPRVRQVTASLAASWQQVEILRADGHIARDIRPLVRVNVSVMVGDGDRQETGSYGMGGRKSFGEFLAEDSWQFAASEALRQALVNLEAVPAPAGTFDIVLANGWPGVMLHEAVGHGLEGDFNRKKTSAFAGLMGEQVAAKGVTVVDDGTITERRGSLTIDDEGTPSGRNLLIEDGRLVGYMQDRQNARLMGMAPTGNGRRESYAHEPMPRMTNTYMTGGDKSPEEIIASVKKGIYAVSFGGGQVDITSGKFVFGCTEAYMIEDGKVTQPIKGAMLIGNGPDAMHRVSMVGNDMTLDNGIGMCGKAGQGVPVGVGQPHLRMDQMTVGGTQT is encoded by the coding sequence ATGACCGCCAAATCGCTTCTCGACGCGTTCGACTGTTCTCCCGACCGCCTGAAATCCCTCGTTGCCGACACGGTTCAGGGCGCGGATGACGGGGAACTCTTTCTGGAATACCGCGAAGGAGAGGCCCTCGTTTTCGACGATGGACGGCTCAAGACGGCCAGTTTCAACACCGATCAGGGGTTCGGTCTGCGCGCCGTCGCCGGCGAGGCGTCTGGCTATGCCCATTCCAGCGAGCTGTCGGAAGCTTCTCTGCGCCGCGCTGCCGATGCCGTCTCCACCGTCAAGGACGGATATTCCGGGAAACTGGCCGCCGCGCCCGCAGGCACGAATCAGCGTCTCTACGGTGAAGAGAATCCGATCACCTCGCCGGGCTTCGAGGAAAAGGCAAAGCTCCTGCAGGAAATCGATGGCTGGCTGCGCGCGAAAGACCCGCGTGTGCGACAGGTTACCGCCTCGCTCGCCGCCTCCTGGCAGCAGGTCGAGATCTTGCGCGCCGACGGCCACATTGCCCGCGACATCCGCCCCCTGGTCCGCGTGAACGTCTCCGTCATGGTCGGCGATGGCGACAGGCAGGAAACCGGCTCCTATGGCATGGGCGGACGCAAAAGTTTCGGCGAGTTCCTCGCGGAAGATTCCTGGCAGTTCGCCGCGAGCGAGGCGCTGCGCCAGGCGCTCGTCAATCTGGAGGCCGTCCCCGCTCCTGCAGGCACCTTCGACATCGTGCTGGCCAATGGCTGGCCGGGCGTCATGCTGCATGAAGCCGTCGGCCACGGGCTCGAAGGCGACTTCAACCGCAAGAAGACCTCGGCCTTCGCCGGCCTGATGGGTGAGCAGGTCGCCGCAAAGGGCGTAACCGTTGTGGATGACGGCACGATTACCGAACGTCGCGGTTCGCTCACCATAGACGATGAAGGCACCCCTTCGGGCCGCAACCTCCTGATCGAGGACGGCAGGCTGGTCGGCTACATGCAGGACCGTCAGAACGCCCGTCTGATGGGCATGGCCCCCACCGGCAATGGGCGCCGCGAATCCTATGCGCATGAGCCCATGCCGCGCATGACCAACACCTACATGACCGGCGGCGACAAATCGCCCGAAGAGATCATCGCTTCGGTAAAGAAAGGCATCTACGCCGTGTCCTTCGGCGGCGGACAGGTGGACATAACCTCCGGCAAGTTCGTGTTCGGCTGCACCGAGGCCTACATGATCGAGGACGGCAAGGTCACCCAGCCGATCAAGGGTGCCATGCTGATCGGCAACGGCCCGGATGCCATGCACCGCGTTTCCATGGTCGGCAACGACATGACCCTCGACAATGGCATCGGCATGTGCGGCAAGGCCGGTCAGGGCGTGCCCGTAGGCGTCGGCCAGCCCCACCTGCGCATGGACCAGATGACCGTCGGCGGCACGCAGACCTGA
- a CDS encoding Fic family protein gives MDLAQFSPNAPGHFVGTIENAKAFVPAPLPPEIDFASIFKEYGAAMAAIGMLNAKMAQLSNPGLIIRPLQRREALLSSAMEGTFTTSDELALLEAGAEGTGKADTREVLNYMKALTHSVGLMKQLPICHRLIREAHEKLLSGLSNQRGGHKRPGEYKKEQNWIGGPTPAKARFVPPPPSETMKAMDDLEAFINRESPDDIPPLIEAALIHYQFETIHPFADGNGRVGRILIPLILLARGLITEPVFYPSASLESRKDMYIDRMFVVSAEGDWIGWLRFFLKACEDTCITSAAVVDRMLGLQAEYRERAMKEFRSNNVIILIDHLFSSPAVSTPIVQKLLGVTHRAARMTIANLEKIGILEKMDGFSMPEFFVAKGILRAGS, from the coding sequence ATGGACTTGGCACAGTTTTCTCCGAACGCCCCCGGTCATTTCGTCGGCACGATTGAGAATGCGAAGGCTTTTGTGCCGGCGCCGCTTCCCCCTGAGATTGATTTCGCATCAATCTTCAAGGAGTACGGTGCTGCAATGGCGGCGATCGGCATGCTGAATGCAAAGATGGCACAGCTCAGCAATCCTGGCCTGATCATTAGGCCACTACAGCGCCGCGAAGCACTGCTCTCGTCAGCAATGGAGGGTACATTCACGACGAGCGACGAGTTGGCTCTGCTTGAAGCTGGTGCGGAGGGGACCGGAAAGGCTGATACGCGGGAAGTGCTCAACTACATGAAGGCATTGACCCATTCGGTAGGCCTCATGAAGCAGCTTCCCATTTGCCACCGGTTGATCCGCGAAGCCCATGAAAAACTTCTGAGTGGCCTGTCAAATCAAAGGGGCGGTCACAAGCGTCCGGGTGAATACAAGAAAGAACAGAACTGGATCGGCGGACCAACGCCAGCGAAGGCGAGATTTGTTCCTCCGCCCCCGTCTGAAACAATGAAGGCGATGGATGATCTGGAGGCGTTTATCAACCGTGAGTCACCTGACGACATCCCTCCATTGATCGAGGCGGCGCTGATCCACTATCAATTCGAGACAATCCATCCTTTCGCCGATGGAAACGGGCGGGTGGGGCGTATACTCATTCCGCTGATACTGCTTGCACGCGGCCTCATTACCGAGCCCGTCTTTTATCCCAGTGCCAGTCTGGAAAGCCGGAAGGACATGTATATCGACCGCATGTTCGTTGTATCCGCAGAGGGGGACTGGATAGGCTGGTTGCGTTTTTTCCTCAAAGCCTGTGAAGATACCTGCATTACTTCGGCAGCGGTTGTTGATCGGATGCTCGGCCTGCAGGCGGAGTACAGAGAACGAGCCATGAAAGAGTTCCGCTCGAACAACGTCATCATTCTGATCGATCATTTGTTCTCATCTCCCGCAGTCAGCACACCGATCGTGCAAAAATTGCTCGGCGTCACGCACCGGGCGGCACGTATGACAATCGCCAATCTGGAGAAAATTGGCATCCTCGAAAAAATGGACGGCTTTTCAATGCCAGAATTTTTCGTCGCGAAAGGGATACTGAGAGCAGGCAGCTAG